From the genome of Bacteroidota bacterium:
AGACACTACACCCTTTCATGTTCGTAACACTGACAAAGATTCCTCTACAGAAAATCTGTACAGTGATGTTCAACGTTAAGGAATTTGTAATGATGTGTAAGGAATGGTAGTAACAATCGTTTCATTATTTCTCGCTCATGTTTTGAGGAAATAACTATCATGTCACGTTGGTATTATTGTGGTACCATCGTGAACATTTCGGGGAGTACATGTTGGAGCTTCTTCTGGTGCTGTTGCGAATATGAAGAAACCTAGTTCTATAAGCAAGCGAATAAAACCGTTGTAGAAATTCTAAACTATTTTGGAGATGAATAATTATACATTTTTAGTATAAAACCGCTTCCAATTATATTTTTCAGAATTTTTTGTGGAGAAGAATATACAAAACAAGATTGTCCAATCTTATTTTTAAAAATAAAAAAAGCCGAATGCTTATTCAGCATCCGGCTTTTTTATTTTGTTACTGTAACGGATCCTATTTCAACAGCATCATTTTTCTTGTTGAGACAAATGATCCTGCTTCAATTCGGTAGATATACATACCGGATGCAACTTGCTGTCCGAAATTATTTTTTCCATTCCATTCCACTTTGCTTGTTCCGGACACAACATCGCTGTTGATGAGTGTTCGAACTTCGCGACCGAGAATATCATAAATCTTCAATGATACTTTCGCATCGTTCGGCAGAGCAAACTGGATGACGGTTGATGGATTGAACGGATTCGGATAGTTCTGCTCCAAAGAAAATTCTGCCGGAATAACTTCGCTTACGCGTTTCACGGCAGTCAATGTTCCCTGTCCCGGTTCTAATTGTCCTCGAATTTCTCCTCCGGGATTTGCTGCTGTATGGATGTTCACATACAATCCGCCATTAAAGAGCGAATCAAGCAGTGCTCCGGTAAGCGGTTGTGTTGCATCCGTCGCTTTCCAAGATCCGGATGAGTTACCATTGGCAAACGCAATATTTTTCACCACACCGCCATTGATACCGCGTTGTGCGTTATGAAAATGCGAATTCGTAACAGCACCGGTAAGACCATTCACGGTGAAGTTATATTTCACTTCATCCTGACCGGGAGAGACAACTACCCAGCCTGTACCTTTTCCACCGCTGTTTGTTTTTGCCTGTAAATTATCCAAACCGACCGCAATTCCGAATCCGGTGACAAGCTCAATTTGACCGCGAATTTCGCCGCCTGGATGAGCTGCAGTATGGATATTAACGTATAAGCGTCCACGGACCAATGCCGTTACTAACGAATCATTCAGTTTATTGGTAGAATCCAGCGTGGACCAAATACCGGATGCTGTGTTTCCGAAGAAGTTGAGCGGTTTCAGGACCGGACCGTTTACACCTTTGGCTCCGTAGTGAATATGTGCTCCCGTAATCTCACCGGAAAGACCCGCAACTGTTATCCGATAGTGAATTGCTTCTTTTTCACCGGCATGGAATAACATCACAGCTGTTCCACGACCGGGTTTGTTTGTTCCCGCTAATGCGCTATCCAACATAGCGGCAAAACCATACCCACCAACAAGACGTACTTGTCCGCGAATTTCACCACCGGGATTTTGTGAGGAATGAACATTAACGTATAAACGACCGCGCATCAATTCTGCAATCAATTGATCCGTCAGCGGTTGTGTTCCGTCTGTTTTCTTCCATTCACCCATCGCCGTACCGTTGACGATCGTAATGTCTTTTACGACACCGCCGTTCGAATCCGGAGCAGCATTATGGAAATGTGCAGCGGAAAGCGTTCCTTCAAGTCCCTCAATCGTGACGCTGTATTTTACAGTGGAACGATCTGGTGAAAGGAAGACTGCTGCTGTTCCATTTGCGTGTGAGGATGTCTTTGCTTGTACACTATCCAATACAGATGCAAACGCAATACCGTTGCTTGGATACACCTGACCTCGGATTTCGCCGCCGCCAAATGTTGTCGTATGGACATTCACATACAATTTTCCAGCAAAAAGTTCTGTCAGCATTGCCGGTGAAAGCGGCTGGTTAGCATCCGTTGCTCTCCAGAATCCGTAGGCAGTGCTTCCATTAAATTTAATATCTTTTACCACTCCGCCGCTAACACCTGCCGCAGCATTATGGAAATGTGCATTGGAAATTGTTCCGCTTAATCCAGCAACAGTAACTTGATACATCAATTCCATTCTATCTTCACTCAATACGAATGCTGCCGTGCCGACACCTTTTCTTCCGCCATTTCCTGCTTGTACTGTATCCAGCAGTGCACCGAATGTGATATTTGCCGGAGCAAATGCAAACGGAGGAATAAATGGACGTGGTTTGAACAGACGAATATCATTTGTATCACGTGGTAACCATTGATAGCCAGAAGTAAATGGCGAAGAGTTGTCAAACTGTCCCGCGGGTCCAACAATCGTAATTGGATATACAGGTTCAGGAATACCGTCAATATTGGTATCACTGTCAATACGCATGGTTGTTGAGTCACCGCTTTGATCTTTAAAAATCATATTAACGCTGGTGCCAGCAGCAGGCCATGCAGGAGAGCTTGCCGTTTTGGTAACATTACGGATCTCAACTAAAGAATTTTCAAACAACTCGCCATTATTTAAAAGTTCTTTAATAGTAACCAACCTCGGTTTAATGGGAGGTGCAGGGCCAAGATCGGTGAAATCAATTCCCGGATCATTAAATTGGAATTTGCTTCCACCACCTATAGGATTATCTGTTGTTCCGGTGATAATGTATGCGTTGCCACGTTTCACATCAAACAGCGGTCCACCCGAAGGTGTTCTAAATATTGTCACGCCGCCGAGACTATCCTGCGCAACAATTTCGTTGTTGGCAACTTGGAAGATACTATCTTCAACAGTCACAACTCCTTGAGTTCGAATGCCGTAACCTTTAAATAAAAGTACACCGTTAGTATCAACTTCACGCGGTCCACCTTTATATGCAAGTTTTGTTACTCCTGCATAATATCCAGGAACAATAATTGTAGCATTAACACCTGCTCCGTCAGTTACCTCAGCACGGAAATTGATTCTTCTGCCGTTTCTGTTTACCGATGCCGGAACAACTGCGCGGTATACTCGTCCGTTAGACTGACTCAATGTGACAAACGCAGAGTCAACACCGGCAGTATCGCTTACAGATGTTCTGTGTCCGAAATATTTTAATTGTGCACTGCCGATAGATTTCATCGTCAACAAATTGAAATAGACCGTGTCATTTTCACCCGCATTCGGAATAAAGGGAACACGACTATTGAATGTGACACCGGGAGCGGACAACGGAATACTAAACTTCCCAACTGCATTATTTGTACTAAAGACATACAGTGAAGAATCTGCTGCGGAATAAATAACATCTCCCGTTGCATTTGAATTTGGATTATTCCCTAATGATGTTGTTGCTGCAACAACATAGGATGATGCACCGCCGGCGGTGATATCAACAACGCGTACAAGCGAAGGGTTTGTAGCGCTTGCATTGCCGGAATACATTCCAAGAAATTTTCTGGAGTTGAATTCAAAATATGTTGCTGTTGTGAAACCGGTCGCCGCAACACCTGTAGGAATGGTATCGAGAACATTACCGCTTGTGTCAAACTTCATTGCAGCTTTTCCTGATGTGTTTAACCAGAATGAACCAAATCCATTAGTTTCCGGTCCGATTCCCAATACACCAGTAGCCCAGCCTGTGGGAACAATTGTTTTGCGAAGAACCAAAGTATCACCTGAGCGTTTGAATACATTCACGGCACCCGGTGTGGTGTTTCCGGAAAGATAGACATACGTACTTTCACCGGCACCGACAACGGTCAACGCATCACCCATTCTCGGTCCTCTCACTGAATCAGCAAATGCTATTGTCGGAGCAGAACTTTCGTCAGCCCATGTATAAATTTTTACTTGTCGCTGAGTTGAATCATTGACAGTCGTTTGAAGATTTGAAGTGTAGATACGCCCATCATTTGCCACACCGACTCTCACAAACGTGAATGTTCCGCCAGAGATGCCAGTCATATTCAATTTGCCGATAGAATCACCGGTTGCAGCGTTAAGAATAACGACAGCATTAATCCCGGTTTCTCTTGAAGCAACAAGAACGTGTTTAGTGACTGGGTTGTATGCCATGCCGCGAGTGTTGCTCGACGTGGCATTCAACCACGATTTACCGGCAGGTACAAGCCATTTTGATGGTATTACACTTTGAGCGTTTGTTATTGCGGACATTAACATCATTCCAAACAACGCGCAAAATAGTAATAAGGATTTTTTCATGATGCTCCTTACGTTTGTTATGTAAATAGTGAATTGTAAAAATTTTATAGAATTGCAGTCAATGAGGGTATTACAAATATACACAAAGTTTTTTTGAAGGCAACCTTTTTGTCCGATTTTGTATCATTTTTTGTCATTATATAATTGTTATGAGTGGATTTATGATTTGAAGCACATTTATATTACGAGATAATTCCGCTTTTGGATTTTTTTAGGATGCTTGCTTACAATAAATAAACTAACTTCCTTAATATTAATTGTCATTGAAAATCTATTTTAGAAAGAGACTCTTATCGAAAGAGTTCACAGGGATTATTACCATAATCGATCTGACAGTTATTGAGCTGTTTCCAATTTCTTTAAAAACTCTTCAGCATTGACAAATCCCGTGATTCTTCCCTTCTCATTTCCGTCACCATCTATAATCAATACAGTCGGTACCCCTTTTATCTGAAACCGTTTTGTTAACGATTCAATCTCCGGTTTTCCGGACTTCGTAAGATCTGCTTTATATGTTTTGAATTTCTGCGACCGTTCAATCACTTTTGGATTTGAAAAGGTGATTGCATCCAATTCTTTGCATGGGATACACCAATCAGCATAAAAATCTATCACCATCATTTCTTTGTTTTGTAATGATTCTTCGTACTTCACTTCGGTGAAGATTTGCCAATCGGGGGATTGTTTCTTTGACGGGATCAAAGCATATGATGAGATCACAATAATCAAAAGCGATACGGCAATTTTCACCGCGCGGAATCCCTTCACACTATTCCCCTTCTTATCTATGAACATGAGGATAATGGCGGCAATGATTCCGAATACCGGAAGCAAATATAATTGGATTTCTTTTGGAAGAATCGGATCAATAAAATAGAGAGCCATACCTAACATGATGAATCCAAACAGATGCTTCACTCCTTCCATCCATTCGCCCGAACGCGGAAGATTTTTTATCTTACCGGAAAATAATGCTAAGATTAAATAGGGAAAACCAAGTCCGAGCGCCAGCACGAAGAACATCAGAAATCCCTGAAATGGATCTCCTTTTGCCGCGACGAATGTTACCAGACCGATGACAAAAGGTCCGATGCAGGGAGCGGCGACAATTCCCATCGTCAACCCCATAAAGAATGCACCGAATGAACCCCCTTTTGCTCCGCCGGCAGCGTTCATCCATGAACTGGGAAGATTAAACTCGTACACACCAAACTGACTGAGTGCAAGCACAACAAAAAGTGTCGCAATTCCAAGAATCACATACACGTTCTGAAGTAATGTCCCGAAGAGGGCACCACTTAATGACGTGACAACGCCAATCACTGAATAGGTCAACGCCATTCCCAACATATAGAGCACACCTAACAAAAAGAGTCTACTCGTTTTTCCTTCGCTTTGTCCGCCAAAATACCCAATCGTAATGGGAATCAAGGGATAAACGCATGGCGTAAGATTTAATGCAAGTCCGCCAAGAAAAATAAACAACAACGATACGGCTAGACCACTCTTTTCCAACGTTGAAGCAAGTCCGGTATCATCAGATGCATTTCCTATCTTTTGGTCAGCTTCTGTTGCTCCTCCATAAGTTTGCAAGAGTTCGGAGCCTGTTGTTTGTGCAGCGGTATCTGTTTTTTGATTTTGTGGTGTAACAGAAGATGCTGTAACATCAACCTCCAGAACTGTAGACGCCGACTTTGGGGCAAGACATGTTTGGTCGTTGCATGCTTGGTAATTCAACTTCACTTCAATCTTTTGTTTACCAACAACCGGAGCATTGTCAACAGTAAACAATAATTCTATTTGGCTATTCCCTTCAAATACAGAGACCGGCTGATCGGAAAATGAAAATGTAACATCGTGCGGTTTTGGATAATGTACTTTGGTCAACCGTATTCCTTTCCCAGTTGCCACCACTTTGGAAGCGATCAATGATTCATCATGCGGCTTGTCGGAATTAATATGCCATGGTTTTTCGATATTCGCTTGCAGTATAACTGTAAATTGATCTCCTCCCTTCACCGTCACGGGTAAAACAGAGAACGAAATTCGAACTGGTTCCACCGATTGTCCAAACATTACACAAGTAATTAGAAATAAAAAATTTATCATTACGTTCATTCGAAACATATTGTTATCGCTTTCAGTCTTTACTGTATCGCAAAAATTCATCAATGTGGATTCTCCACTGCAATTGGAATCCGGACGTACATGAAACAAACAGTCCTGATTGAACGTTCCGTGATCAGCCGAGTTTTCTCAATGTGTCCGCTCACGTTAATCATTCTGCTAATGCTGTTTCTATGCGTCGGATAAAGGATTATTTTCTTTCCTCGAATCATCACAAAATGTTTAATCATCATTGTTATAGAGAATATAAAAAAACTGATTCTTGAAAAACAGAAAAATGCCCGCTATGACCAACAAATTAAACCAATTGAGCACTTGACATTTTTTACTGTTTATTGTATGTTTTTCCCACAATTCACATTAACGTTAAGGAGGTCTTATGTCACGTAGTCTAAACAAGGTTCAATTGATCGGTAATTTGGGTAAAGACCCCGAATTGAAATATACGCCTAGCGGCGTTGCGGTCGCCACATTTTCCATTGCCACCAGCGAAAGCTGGAAAGATCAGGAAGGAAACCAACAGGAAAAAACAGAATGGCACAATATTGTTGCTTGGAGAAAACTTGCAGAAATATGCGGTGAGTATCTTAAAAAAGGAAAAAAAGTTTATCTTGAAGGAAAATTACAAACTCGAAACTATGAAAAAGATGGAATCAAACGATATATCACTGAGATTGTTGCTGATCAGTTGATTATGCTGGACGGCGGAGGCGGTGCAGGAAAAGGAAACACCGGTAGCAGTTCAGTTTCCGAATCGACCCCAGCACATTCAGATGCTCCAAAAGATGATGACCTACCGTTTTAGTTCCACTATAATATAGGATAGAGCCCTGTCATTAACAGACAGGGCTTCTTTTTTTAAAGGACTCTCATTCATGAA
Proteins encoded in this window:
- a CDS encoding single-stranded DNA-binding protein, encoding MSRSLNKVQLIGNLGKDPELKYTPSGVAVATFSIATSESWKDQEGNQQEKTEWHNIVAWRKLAEICGEYLKKGKKVYLEGKLQTRNYEKDGIKRYITEIVADQLIMLDGGGGAGKGNTGSSSVSESTPAHSDAPKDDDLPF
- a CDS encoding CHRD domain-containing protein; its protein translation is MKKSLLLFCALFGMMLMSAITNAQSVIPSKWLVPAGKSWLNATSSNTRGMAYNPVTKHVLVASRETGINAVVILNAATGDSIGKLNMTGISGGTFTFVRVGVANDGRIYTSNLQTTVNDSTQRQVKIYTWADESSAPTIAFADSVRGPRMGDALTVVGAGESTYVYLSGNTTPGAVNVFKRSGDTLVLRKTIVPTGWATGVLGIGPETNGFGSFWLNTSGKAAMKFDTSGNVLDTIPTGVAATGFTTATYFEFNSRKFLGMYSGNASATNPSLVRVVDITAGGASSYVVAATTSLGNNPNSNATGDVIYSAADSSLYVFSTNNAVGKFSIPLSAPGVTFNSRVPFIPNAGENDTVYFNLLTMKSIGSAQLKYFGHRTSVSDTAGVDSAFVTLSQSNGRVYRAVVPASVNRNGRRINFRAEVTDGAGVNATIIVPGYYAGVTKLAYKGGPREVDTNGVLLFKGYGIRTQGVVTVEDSIFQVANNEIVAQDSLGGVTIFRTPSGGPLFDVKRGNAYIITGTTDNPIGGGSKFQFNDPGIDFTDLGPAPPIKPRLVTIKELLNNGELFENSLVEIRNVTKTASSPAWPAAGTSVNMIFKDQSGDSTTMRIDSDTNIDGIPEPVYPITIVGPAGQFDNSSPFTSGYQWLPRDTNDIRLFKPRPFIPPFAFAPANITFGALLDTVQAGNGGRKGVGTAAFVLSEDRMELMYQVTVAGLSGTISNAHFHNAAAGVSGGVVKDIKFNGSTAYGFWRATDANQPLSPAMLTELFAGKLYVNVHTTTFGGGEIRGQVYPSNGIAFASVLDSVQAKTSSHANGTAAVFLSPDRSTVKYSVTIEGLEGTLSAAHFHNAAPDSNGGVVKDITIVNGTAMGEWKKTDGTQPLTDQLIAELMRGRLYVNVHSSQNPGGEIRGQVRLVGGYGFAAMLDSALAGTNKPGRGTAVMLFHAGEKEAIHYRITVAGLSGEITGAHIHYGAKGVNGPVLKPLNFFGNTASGIWSTLDSTNKLNDSLVTALVRGRLYVNIHTAAHPGGEIRGQIELVTGFGIAVGLDNLQAKTNSGGKGTGWVVVSPGQDEVKYNFTVNGLTGAVTNSHFHNAQRGINGGVVKNIAFANGNSSGSWKATDATQPLTGALLDSLFNGGLYVNIHTAANPGGEIRGQLEPGQGTLTAVKRVSEVIPAEFSLEQNYPNPFNPSTVIQFALPNDAKVSLKIYDILGREVRTLINSDVVSGTSKVEWNGKNNFGQQVASGMYIYRIEAGSFVSTRKMMLLK
- the dsbD gene encoding protein-disulfide reductase DsbD, with the translated sequence MEPVRISFSVLPVTVKGGDQFTVILQANIEKPWHINSDKPHDESLIASKVVATGKGIRLTKVHYPKPHDVTFSFSDQPVSVFEGNSQIELLFTVDNAPVVGKQKIEVKLNYQACNDQTCLAPKSASTVLEVDVTASSVTPQNQKTDTAAQTTGSELLQTYGGATEADQKIGNASDDTGLASTLEKSGLAVSLLFIFLGGLALNLTPCVYPLIPITIGYFGGQSEGKTSRLFLLGVLYMLGMALTYSVIGVVTSLSGALFGTLLQNVYVILGIATLFVVLALSQFGVYEFNLPSSWMNAAGGAKGGSFGAFFMGLTMGIVAAPCIGPFVIGLVTFVAAKGDPFQGFLMFFVLALGLGFPYLILALFSGKIKNLPRSGEWMEGVKHLFGFIMLGMALYFIDPILPKEIQLYLLPVFGIIAAIILMFIDKKGNSVKGFRAVKIAVSLLIIVISSYALIPSKKQSPDWQIFTEVKYEESLQNKEMMVIDFYADWCIPCKELDAITFSNPKVIERSQKFKTYKADLTKSGKPEIESLTKRFQIKGVPTVLIIDGDGNEKGRITGFVNAEEFLKKLETAQ